Proteins encoded in a region of the Paenibacillus pedocola genome:
- a CDS encoding YdcF family protein translates to MEYPFDCITEFMFFETVMQPADLIMIPGGSHPQLMERAAALYHQGLAPRILPSGGRNPHLEITEWEFLRNTGTALAVPVTAILKEDRAANTFQNASFSWDVLQQAGIHPRKVILVCKNYHARRVLLTYQTVFPRETEFRVAPVIDKTGISKVNWFRTEVGIKCVMTEMGKLASYFGHHIPNWVE, encoded by the coding sequence GTGGAATATCCTTTTGACTGTATTACAGAGTTTATGTTCTTTGAGACGGTCATGCAGCCGGCGGATCTTATTATGATCCCCGGCGGCAGCCATCCTCAATTAATGGAGAGGGCAGCAGCATTATATCATCAGGGTCTGGCTCCGCGGATTCTTCCGTCGGGCGGCCGGAATCCCCATCTGGAAATCACCGAATGGGAGTTCCTGCGGAACACGGGTACTGCCTTGGCCGTACCTGTTACGGCTATCCTAAAAGAGGACAGGGCGGCCAACACTTTTCAAAATGCAAGCTTCTCATGGGATGTACTGCAGCAAGCCGGAATTCATCCGCGGAAAGTAATCTTGGTGTGTAAGAACTATCATGCCCGTAGAGTCCTGTTAACCTATCAGACTGTTTTCCCCAGGGAAACAGAGTTTAGAGTGGCACCCGTTATCGATAAAACAGGTATCTCCAAGGTCAATTGGTTCCGGACTGAAGTTGGGATCAAATGTGTTATGACCGAAATGGGCAAGTTGGCAAGCTACTTTGGACATCATATTCCAAATTGGGTCGAGTGA
- a CDS encoding alpha/beta fold hydrolase, which translates to MVKSYFVHNTEVALHVLEKGEASVFAPSLLVINGLWEPAERAIPLLSNLPGHVVTFSFRGRGLSSTPEQGYDLAGHLGDIEAVVKHCGLDNYCVLGFSRGAAYALGWSLRNQQHMQGLLLVDQPPVHSSHSEKTVKFWSELNYSGVPILNFMRRTALEGLADEAQEIDFAPQLSQLQIPVTLFVGRNREAVIPSDISEDDLEKYKRSICSLRIIEFLESGHMIPDEEQGKYIREVRKWMGAFSDQQMTVKL; encoded by the coding sequence ATGGTGAAAAGCTATTTTGTGCACAATACTGAAGTTGCTCTGCATGTTTTGGAAAAAGGGGAAGCCTCGGTGTTTGCCCCGTCGCTTCTGGTGATTAACGGACTTTGGGAGCCTGCTGAACGGGCCATCCCGTTGCTGTCTAATTTGCCTGGACATGTAGTTACTTTTAGTTTCCGGGGACGAGGTCTTAGCTCAACGCCAGAACAGGGCTATGACCTTGCCGGTCATTTGGGAGATATTGAAGCGGTGGTCAAGCACTGCGGTCTGGACAATTATTGCGTGTTAGGTTTCTCTAGAGGAGCTGCTTATGCACTTGGCTGGAGTCTGCGGAACCAGCAGCATATGCAAGGACTTCTTCTGGTGGATCAGCCGCCGGTACATAGCAGCCATTCTGAGAAAACCGTGAAATTCTGGTCTGAACTGAACTATTCTGGCGTACCTATACTGAATTTCATGCGCCGGACAGCCCTAGAAGGATTGGCGGATGAAGCGCAGGAGATCGATTTCGCGCCACAATTATCACAACTGCAAATTCCTGTAACCCTATTTGTCGGGCGCAATCGCGAGGCAGTGATTCCCTCGGATATCTCGGAGGATGACTTAGAGAAGTACAAACGGTCAATCTGTTCATTGCGGATTATTGAGTTCCTGGAGTCTGGGCATATGATTCCTGATGAGGAGCAGGGGAAGTATATTAGGGAAGTCAGAAAGTGGATGGGGGCTTTCTCTGATCAGCAGATGACAGTGAAATTATAA
- a CDS encoding helix-turn-helix domain-containing protein, which produces MDHYLLETINRTTDFIEDHLLEPLCLDDISEYVNVSKFHLLRIWKGATATGLMEYVRRRRIAMSLGDLLNQRSSIEFISGKYGFSCERTYNRTFKDEYNITPAKWRKSPSPLNILDRFNADFMSRAGEGLVFFRSISVVPSFSIAGPEYTIGAGQKNTEPDAARLGVDFFTGERHRILNPVEKDVYIGFTAVPEPFSGTTFYQPSLQINRSSIVPPDMNIRHTKPHKYGVFTYIGLHRPEEISAQSLSAIWKYIFEIWMPTVQFNLEEKFSFESVNYAKGNKHYCECDLYFPISGL; this is translated from the coding sequence ATGGATCATTACTTGCTGGAAACCATTAACCGGACCACGGATTTCATTGAAGACCATCTGCTGGAACCGCTCTGTCTTGACGATATATCGGAGTATGTCAATGTCTCCAAATTCCATCTGCTGCGTATCTGGAAAGGTGCTACGGCAACGGGGCTGATGGAGTATGTCCGCAGAAGGCGGATTGCCATGTCGCTTGGCGATTTGCTGAACCAGCGGAGCAGCATTGAATTTATTTCCGGCAAATACGGCTTCAGCTGTGAGCGGACCTACAACCGGACGTTCAAGGACGAATACAATATTACCCCGGCCAAATGGCGCAAATCCCCTTCGCCCCTGAACATCCTCGACCGCTTCAACGCCGACTTTATGAGCCGGGCGGGAGAAGGGCTGGTTTTTTTTCGCTCGATCAGCGTTGTGCCTTCCTTCTCGATTGCCGGCCCTGAATATACCATCGGTGCAGGCCAAAAAAACACCGAACCTGATGCAGCCAGGCTCGGCGTTGATTTTTTTACCGGTGAACGGCATCGGATTCTGAACCCGGTGGAAAAGGATGTGTATATCGGATTTACAGCCGTTCCCGAACCCTTCAGCGGTACTACCTTTTACCAGCCTTCCCTGCAAATCAACCGCAGCAGCATCGTCCCGCCGGATATGAATATCAGGCATACAAAGCCGCATAAATACGGTGTGTTCACCTATATCGGCCTCCATCGTCCAGAAGAGATTTCCGCACAATCCTTAAGCGCTATATGGAAGTATATCTTTGAAATCTGGATGCCGACCGTACAGTTTAATCTGGAGGAGAAATTCAGCTTCGAATCGGTCAACTACGCCAAGGGCAATAAGCATTACTGTGAATGCGACTTGTATTTTCCGATTTCGGGACTTTAA
- a CDS encoding GNAT family N-acetyltransferase yields MIIRKAVIEDAPSLAAIMKTTFNAEQQRWSPESTYQDNNLRPPGYDSTEMHAYFIQQAYYYVIEMDGQVIGGACVDYPGRRHARIDRIFVDPAFQGCGIGSKALDFLEREFPAVAVWKLETSSKQLDNHHFYEKAGYSRIYESEMEFGYEKHIAVSAENAEQAAQFKDQSLPKAEFENCLMSDADFYNMNLEKACFNNSNLSGSLFTDCNLSGSKFTNLNLTDTLLSNLRLTSSQIFGCDLSNVDIRHCSTEGLRIEGILLEDLLAAYIKLNNKSIK; encoded by the coding sequence ATGATTATACGCAAAGCAGTGATAGAAGATGCCCCATCCTTAGCCGCAATAATGAAAACAACCTTTAATGCCGAGCAGCAGCGCTGGTCTCCCGAAAGCACTTACCAGGATAATAATCTTCGCCCGCCGGGTTATGATTCTACTGAGATGCATGCATATTTCATTCAGCAAGCTTATTATTATGTAATTGAAATGGATGGACAGGTCATCGGCGGAGCTTGTGTAGACTACCCGGGCAGAAGACATGCGCGAATCGACAGAATTTTTGTTGACCCTGCCTTTCAGGGTTGCGGCATCGGTTCAAAGGCTCTGGATTTCCTGGAACGCGAATTCCCTGCAGTAGCGGTCTGGAAGCTGGAAACGTCCTCGAAACAACTGGACAATCATCATTTTTATGAAAAAGCAGGCTATTCCCGGATCTATGAATCCGAGATGGAGTTTGGTTATGAAAAGCATATTGCTGTTTCCGCTGAGAATGCAGAGCAGGCAGCTCAGTTTAAAGATCAATCCCTCCCAAAGGCGGAGTTTGAGAACTGCCTGATGAGCGATGCGGATTTCTACAATATGAATCTGGAGAAGGCCTGCTTCAACAACAGTAATCTAAGCGGCAGCTTATTTACCGACTGCAATCTGAGCGGCTCCAAATTCACGAATCTGAATCTCACAGACACACTACTGTCAAACCTGAGATTAACCAGCAGCCAAATCTTCGGCTGTGATCTTTCAAATGTGGATATCCGGCACTGTAGCACAGAGGGTCTAAGAATCGAGGGGATTCTGCTGGAGGATTTACTGGCTGCCTACATTAAACTGAACAACAAAAGCATTAAATAA
- a CDS encoding nucleotidyltransferase has product MEDSVLLELQERYREATESFVGRVRSDPNVIAVIVCGSLAYDTVWEKSDIDMGLIVRDQTLQQNAYCLVEDGITINVQLFDRSGFKRGFDRLVGGSMPQSFFAKGQMVYTSDDSLYAYFEEFKRLGSQDIALSLLWRSCELIDIYHKCQKWLTVRKDPLYAQFFLVKAADHIAAMELCAAGEPPIRESVLKVLKRSPEQMAPFYQDPLSRRLSEDELWKGIREIGQVLERHLDVISRPVLEFMADQQMKTVTMLAKHFHMQGHYLINILEYMAEKGILEKVSQTIRITSKSKPAVEEIGFLYIP; this is encoded by the coding sequence ATGGAGGATAGTGTACTGCTGGAGCTGCAGGAACGTTACAGGGAGGCAACGGAGAGTTTTGTCGGCAGGGTAAGGAGTGATCCGAACGTCATTGCCGTCATTGTGTGCGGCAGCCTGGCTTATGATACCGTCTGGGAGAAAAGCGACATCGACATGGGCCTGATCGTGCGCGATCAGACGCTGCAACAGAACGCCTACTGCCTGGTTGAGGATGGAATCACGATCAATGTCCAATTGTTTGACCGGAGCGGATTTAAGCGGGGTTTTGACCGGCTGGTCGGCGGCTCGATGCCGCAGTCTTTTTTTGCCAAAGGACAGATGGTCTATACCTCCGATGACAGCCTTTATGCCTATTTCGAAGAGTTTAAGCGGCTGGGCAGTCAGGATATTGCGCTGTCCCTCTTATGGCGCTCCTGTGAGCTGATTGACATCTACCACAAATGCCAAAAATGGCTGACAGTGCGCAAGGACCCGTTGTATGCCCAGTTTTTTCTGGTCAAGGCTGCGGATCACATCGCCGCGATGGAGCTGTGCGCCGCCGGTGAGCCGCCGATCCGTGAATCAGTCCTCAAGGTGCTGAAGCGTTCGCCGGAGCAGATGGCCCCTTTTTATCAGGACCCGCTGTCGCGCCGGTTAAGTGAAGACGAGCTCTGGAAGGGAATCCGGGAGATCGGACAGGTCCTGGAGCGTCATCTTGACGTGATCAGCCGTCCGGTACTTGAATTCATGGCCGATCAGCAGATGAAGACGGTAACCATGCTGGCGAAGCATTTTCACATGCAGGGGCATTATCTGATTAACATTCTGGAGTACATGGCGGAGAAGGGAATCCTGGAGAAGGTCTCCCAGACCATCCGCATCACCTCCAAAAGCAAACCGGCTGTTGAAGAAATCGGCTTCTTGTATATTCCATAA
- the uvrA gene encoding excinuclease ABC subunit UvrA: MSVRTTIEISGARQNNLKNVSVEIPRDKLTVITGVSGSGKSSLAFDVIYGEGQRRFLDSISNFAKSRISQVKKAKVDYVRGLSPVIAIEQKKGNHNPRSTVGTVTDTNDYLRLLFATAGTGHCPECSKPLRQLSAAQIAEHITGLPEGTVIELRAPVYKIYGEEYSYTFQQLREKGFKHLLIDGEHVSLGDELDLDESKAYRIEIVIDRISLKPDTYIQLTKSIEAAILALDEDIMIKVEVIGGVEEEFYQHFACPEHHFFLCDMQPFHFSFNTPASACHTCLGVGMSYVVEPHFLVVAPEKSINKGALKNTVFNTAGKDSYRTVLMYSLSQKYGFDLDTPFHELPKEVHELLFFGSKGELVPMLQPPFSQKKNWLTGRDRPFGGFVHEMESWYKHYIRKSSTTEAFEPTFIKDCMIEKVCPECGGARLKKQRLQVTVGEKNIDQLSRMQLHELLEFLESLTFEPEVRDVAETIVRELHTRISLLIEIGLHYINLGRRSDSISGGEMQRIKMSTQISSELMGMLYIMDEPSIGLHPRDSGRVIETMKKLRDLGNTIIVVEHDMDTIGSADHIIEIGPGPGIHGGNIVASGTLEDIMSETESVTGQYLSGRASIPVPKQRRNLGDHFLSIQGARENNLKNVDLDIPLNVFICITGVSGSGKSSMINEILSKQLKIDKTGARIVAGEHDYVFGADLLNHVINIDQTPIGRNSKSNPATYIGIYDKIRDLFALQPEAVERGYQPIDFSLTHANGTRCEHCAGDGIIVTSLQFMADIETICPVCKGNRFSEEGLEIKLHGKSIAEVLEMTVEEAAGFFADHRYLKHKLGIMNELGLGYLTLGQSSTTLSGGEAQRVKLSNELAKIKKGAHNLYILDEPTTGLHLADIQKLLVALNKLVDGGHSVIVIEHHLDVMKSADYIIDMGPEGGNGGGYVVAEGTPEQVAKVEASHTGRYLRSVLG, from the coding sequence ATGTCCGTTCGAACGACGATAGAAATCTCGGGGGCCAGGCAGAATAATCTCAAGAATGTGTCAGTCGAGATTCCGCGTGATAAGCTGACTGTCATTACCGGAGTGTCCGGTTCCGGCAAATCCTCGCTGGCGTTTGATGTAATCTATGGCGAGGGTCAGCGGAGGTTTCTCGATTCTATTTCAAACTTTGCCAAAAGCCGGATCAGCCAGGTAAAAAAGGCTAAAGTCGATTATGTACGGGGCCTGTCCCCGGTCATCGCGATTGAGCAGAAAAAAGGCAATCACAATCCCCGCTCCACGGTGGGAACGGTAACTGATACCAATGATTATCTGCGGCTGCTATTCGCTACGGCGGGCACTGGCCATTGTCCGGAGTGCAGCAAACCGCTGCGCCAGCTGTCCGCGGCCCAGATTGCCGAGCATATTACCGGCTTGCCGGAAGGCACGGTCATTGAGCTGCGCGCGCCGGTGTATAAAATATACGGGGAAGAGTATAGCTATACCTTTCAGCAGCTGCGGGAAAAGGGTTTTAAGCATCTGTTAATTGATGGTGAACACGTCTCACTGGGGGATGAGCTGGATCTGGATGAGAGCAAGGCATATAGGATTGAAATTGTTATCGACCGGATCAGCTTAAAACCGGACACCTACATACAGCTTACCAAGTCGATAGAAGCGGCGATTCTTGCGCTCGATGAGGATATTATGATTAAGGTGGAGGTTATTGGCGGGGTAGAGGAAGAGTTCTACCAGCATTTTGCCTGTCCGGAGCATCACTTCTTCCTGTGCGATATGCAGCCGTTCCATTTCTCCTTCAATACGCCGGCCAGTGCCTGCCATACTTGTCTTGGGGTGGGAATGTCTTATGTGGTGGAGCCGCATTTTCTGGTGGTTGCACCGGAGAAGAGCATTAATAAGGGCGCTCTCAAGAACACGGTGTTTAACACCGCCGGCAAAGACAGCTATCGTACGGTGCTGATGTACAGCCTGTCCCAGAAATATGGCTTCGACTTAGATACGCCGTTTCACGAGCTGCCCAAGGAGGTCCATGAGCTGCTCTTCTTCGGCAGCAAAGGCGAGCTGGTTCCGATGCTGCAGCCGCCCTTTTCGCAGAAAAAGAATTGGCTCACCGGACGCGACCGGCCCTTTGGAGGATTCGTGCATGAAATGGAGAGCTGGTACAAGCATTATATCCGCAAGTCATCCACGACAGAGGCGTTCGAACCGACCTTTATCAAGGACTGCATGATTGAGAAGGTCTGCCCGGAATGCGGCGGCGCCCGGCTGAAGAAGCAGCGGCTGCAGGTTACGGTCGGGGAGAAGAATATTGATCAGCTAAGCCGGATGCAGCTGCATGAGCTGCTGGAGTTTCTGGAATCGCTCACCTTTGAACCGGAGGTCCGGGATGTGGCCGAGACGATTGTCCGTGAGCTGCATACGCGAATCAGCCTGCTGATCGAAATCGGGCTGCATTACATCAACCTGGGCAGACGAAGTGACAGTATTTCCGGCGGGGAGATGCAGCGGATCAAAATGTCCACCCAGATCAGCAGTGAGCTGATGGGCATGCTCTATATTATGGATGAGCCGAGCATCGGGCTGCATCCCCGCGATTCCGGCAGGGTCATTGAGACGATGAAAAAGCTGCGTGATCTCGGCAATACGATCATTGTGGTTGAGCATGACATGGACACCATCGGCAGTGCCGACCATATCATTGAAATCGGGCCGGGCCCGGGAATTCATGGCGGCAACATCGTCGCCAGCGGGACGCTGGAGGATATCATGAGTGAGACAGAATCGGTTACAGGCCAATATCTGTCAGGGCGGGCGAGTATTCCTGTGCCCAAGCAGCGGCGGAACCTCGGGGATCACTTCTTATCAATCCAAGGGGCGCGGGAGAATAATCTCAAGAATGTGGATCTGGATATTCCGCTGAATGTGTTCATCTGCATTACCGGAGTATCCGGCTCCGGGAAAAGCTCAATGATCAATGAGATCCTCTCGAAGCAGCTCAAAATCGACAAAACAGGCGCGCGGATTGTGGCCGGCGAACATGATTATGTGTTCGGTGCCGATCTGCTGAACCATGTGATCAACATCGATCAGACGCCGATCGGGCGCAACAGCAAATCCAATCCGGCCACCTACATCGGAATTTATGATAAAATCCGCGACCTGTTCGCCTTACAGCCGGAGGCGGTGGAGCGCGGCTATCAGCCGATTGATTTCAGTCTGACCCATGCGAATGGTACCCGGTGCGAGCATTGCGCGGGCGATGGCATCATTGTCACGAGCCTGCAGTTCATGGCCGATATCGAAACCATCTGTCCGGTATGCAAAGGTAACCGTTTCTCGGAGGAAGGTCTTGAAATCAAGCTGCATGGCAAATCAATCGCGGAAGTGCTGGAAATGACGGTAGAGGAGGCTGCCGGCTTTTTCGCAGACCACAGATACCTCAAACACAAGCTGGGGATCATGAATGAGCTTGGACTTGGCTATTTGACGCTCGGCCAGAGCTCAACCACTCTCTCAGGCGGGGAAGCACAGCGGGTGAAGCTCTCTAATGAGCTGGCCAAGATCAAAAAAGGTGCCCATAACCTATATATACTGGACGAACCGACAACAGGCCTCCATCTCGCTGATATCCAGAAGCTGCTGGTTGCGCTGAACAAGCTGGTGGACGGCGGACATTCCGTCATCGTCATCGAGCATCATCTGGATGTAATGAAGTCAGCCGACTATATCATCGACATGGGACCGGAAGGCGGCAACGGCGGCGGCTATGTCGTCGCAGAAGGCACGCCCGAGCAGGTCGCAAAGGTGGAGGCATCACATACCGGAAGGTATCTGCGCAGTGTGCTTGGCTAG
- a CDS encoding S8 family peptidase: MSEPMWVRHYAAKINKPLKRNIQHSKSLAKKPAAVPVIVQFKHKLTPARMQALQKHLGEHAFPVKHRLHLLNAVSSRVSLKCLERICSCGEIGKVYLDDVKKATLNIATPSIGAAALQQTRGLTGKGINIAIIDTGVFPHPDLTRPVNRIIAFKDLINHRQQPYDDNGHGTHISGDAAGNGWVSKGKYKGPAPEAGIVGVKVLDKNGEGYDSTIIKGIEWCIANKQRLKLRILSMSFGGPVSNSAEEDLLVQAVEKAVKAGLTVVISAGNSGPGSRTIESPGVSPSAITVGAVNDQRTITQSDDRITFYSSRGPAPGGKVKPDIVAPGESITSLLAPGSRLARQMPGQRNGKLYFVLSGTSVSTPIVAGAAAQLLQLRPCLTPRQVKVTLKKNSFSLGLKPNTAGSGEVNMRFLNCRKKRK; the protein is encoded by the coding sequence ATGAGTGAACCGATGTGGGTACGGCATTATGCCGCCAAAATCAATAAACCGTTAAAACGAAATATTCAGCATTCGAAGAGTCTGGCTAAGAAACCTGCGGCAGTTCCCGTAATCGTACAGTTCAAACACAAATTAACACCGGCCCGGATGCAGGCATTACAAAAGCATTTAGGTGAACATGCCTTCCCTGTGAAGCACCGGCTCCATCTGCTCAATGCCGTGTCATCGCGTGTTTCATTGAAGTGTCTGGAGCGGATCTGCAGCTGCGGCGAAATAGGCAAAGTCTATCTGGACGATGTTAAGAAAGCCACTTTGAATATCGCTACCCCTTCAATCGGTGCAGCAGCGCTTCAACAAACACGGGGACTCACCGGAAAAGGGATCAACATTGCCATTATCGACACCGGTGTGTTCCCGCATCCCGATCTGACCCGGCCCGTCAACCGGATTATCGCGTTCAAGGATTTGATTAATCACCGGCAACAGCCTTATGACGATAACGGACACGGCACACATATCTCCGGAGACGCCGCCGGAAACGGATGGGTAAGCAAAGGAAAGTATAAAGGGCCTGCCCCGGAAGCAGGGATTGTGGGTGTCAAGGTACTCGATAAAAACGGGGAGGGCTATGACTCCACCATTATTAAGGGGATTGAATGGTGCATCGCCAACAAGCAACGCTTGAAGCTGCGCATCCTGTCCATGTCCTTCGGCGGACCGGTAAGTAATTCAGCTGAGGAAGACCTGCTGGTCCAAGCGGTGGAAAAAGCGGTCAAGGCCGGACTGACCGTAGTCATCTCCGCCGGCAACAGCGGACCAGGATCCCGGACGATTGAATCTCCCGGAGTTAGCCCCTCTGCAATTACAGTAGGTGCAGTGAATGACCAACGGACGATCACCCAGAGTGATGACCGTATTACATTCTACTCCAGCCGCGGACCTGCACCAGGAGGGAAAGTGAAGCCCGATATTGTGGCACCGGGTGAGTCTATCACCTCACTGCTGGCTCCGGGCTCCAGGCTGGCCCGCCAGATGCCGGGTCAACGAAACGGCAAATTGTACTTTGTGCTGTCCGGCACCTCCGTCTCCACCCCGATCGTCGCGGGAGCCGCCGCGCAGCTGCTGCAGCTTCGCCCGTGCCTAACTCCCCGGCAAGTTAAAGTCACACTGAAGAAAAACTCCTTCAGCCTCGGCCTGAAGCCGAATACCGCCGGCAGCGGTGAGGTAAATATGCGGTTCCTGAACTGCCGGAAGAAAAGAAAATAA
- a CDS encoding nucleotidyltransferase domain-containing protein, whose translation MYQHHQTAISAVTDKLGARQDVLGIIIGGSIAHGYASETSDLDVMIVLSEEDYQQALRTGDIGFFETESTPYEGGYVDGKCVSVEYIRKVAEYGSEPARFAFKDAIVSYSRLNGLEELIHTAASYPLDNKEENIQKFYAQLETWKWYFYEGLKRSNQLLMDYSRTNYVLFAGRLILAYNETLFPSYKWLLKELEKAEKKPDKFMKLMNDVIELKTPESIELLYNSIIGFHNWYTSDEHWTVRFMIDSQLNWVDGMVPVLDL comes from the coding sequence ATGTATCAACATCATCAAACAGCTATCAGTGCTGTAACTGACAAGCTGGGGGCCAGGCAAGACGTGCTCGGGATCATCATCGGAGGATCGATTGCACATGGCTATGCCAGTGAAACCTCGGATCTTGATGTTATGATTGTGCTCTCCGAGGAAGATTATCAGCAGGCTTTGAGGACGGGAGATATCGGTTTTTTTGAAACAGAGTCTACACCTTATGAGGGCGGTTATGTGGATGGCAAATGTGTGTCAGTGGAATACATCCGCAAGGTGGCGGAGTATGGCAGTGAGCCTGCCAGATTTGCGTTCAAGGATGCTATTGTATCCTATTCCAGGCTTAACGGTCTGGAGGAGCTGATCCATACTGCAGCCAGCTATCCCCTAGATAATAAAGAGGAGAACATTCAGAAATTCTATGCCCAGCTAGAAACGTGGAAATGGTACTTTTACGAAGGTTTGAAGAGAAGCAACCAGCTGCTGATGGACTATTCCCGCACGAATTATGTCCTGTTCGCCGGAAGACTGATCCTCGCCTATAATGAAACGCTGTTCCCCTCCTACAAATGGCTGCTCAAAGAGCTGGAGAAAGCAGAGAAGAAGCCTGATAAATTCATGAAGCTCATGAACGATGTAATCGAGCTGAAGACTCCTGAGTCCATAGAGCTTTTGTATAACAGCATCATTGGATTTCATAACTGGTACACTTCAGATGAGCATTGGACTGTCCGGTTCATGATTGACAGCCAGCTCAACTGGGTAGACGGCATGGTGCCTGTACTGGATCTGTAA
- a CDS encoding LytTR family DNA-binding domain-containing protein — protein MKITIEDIPEGCEPEIILRCHEPDEALLKLIFSIKTTSKKQLIGMTDLQMHVLHPGDVFYFEAVDHKVFIYCREKIYESRLKLYELEAEYEQGDFFRASKSIILNIAKIKSVSPVPYGKLEALLQNGEKVHISRQYVPVLKKKLGL, from the coding sequence GTGAAAATTACGATTGAGGATATTCCCGAAGGCTGTGAACCGGAGATTATTCTTAGGTGCCACGAACCGGATGAAGCATTGTTAAAGCTGATATTTTCCATCAAAACAACCTCCAAAAAGCAGCTGATCGGCATGACGGATTTGCAAATGCACGTGCTTCATCCGGGTGATGTTTTTTATTTTGAGGCGGTGGATCACAAAGTATTTATTTACTGCCGGGAGAAGATCTATGAGTCCAGGCTGAAGCTTTACGAGCTGGAAGCGGAATATGAACAGGGCGATTTTTTCAGGGCGTCCAAATCTATCATCCTCAATATAGCGAAAATTAAGTCGGTAAGCCCGGTGCCTTACGGGAAGCTTGAGGCGCTACTTCAGAACGGCGAGAAGGTGCACATTTCACGGCAATATGTTCCTGTACTGAAGAAAAAATTAGGACTCTAA
- a CDS encoding amidase, whose protein sequence is MQLARVSLADALSNEAELETSIAEAITLYLKRFAELEPQIHAFVPEEQLELRLNREKERLLASFAAAQAKPALWGIPVGIKDLIHVEGLPTHAGSHLPSEALTGTEGPLVKRLRLLGAVIAGKTVTEEFAYQGPIATLNPRNTAHTPGGSSAGSAAAVAAGLCPLAVGTQTLRSVLAPASFCGVVGFKTSYGRIPMDGVIQLSPSFDAIGFFTQDLRSMEIAAELLIPDFVPRKATRKPVLGIPKGVYMQLMGDEVKAAFHAQIESLEKLGYQVKHVEMPWQDELIYGDAMLRLIEGEMSRGHADLFERYAGYYGEPVKEGIARGKQVTDAELETYRGMQLELRRNLEVLMKQEGIDLWVSPAQGGTAPKLEENRTGWAGMTAVWGFAGCPALSIPAASIDNLPLGFQCVGSYGGDEWLLAWSREVALDLLSLTI, encoded by the coding sequence ATGCAGCTTGCCCGTGTTTCTTTGGCAGATGCGCTTAGTAATGAAGCAGAACTTGAGACTTCTATTGCTGAGGCAATTACACTTTATTTAAAAAGATTTGCAGAGCTGGAACCGCAGATTCATGCTTTTGTTCCCGAAGAACAGCTGGAGCTGCGCCTGAACCGGGAAAAGGAGCGGCTACTGGCTTCGTTCGCAGCGGCACAAGCCAAACCAGCCTTATGGGGAATTCCGGTCGGAATCAAGGATTTGATTCATGTAGAGGGCTTACCTACTCATGCCGGGTCTCATTTACCGTCTGAGGCACTGACCGGCACGGAAGGACCGCTAGTTAAGAGACTCCGTCTACTGGGAGCGGTTATTGCCGGGAAGACGGTAACTGAGGAGTTTGCTTATCAAGGGCCGATCGCCACGCTCAATCCCCGTAACACTGCGCACACGCCCGGCGGGTCCAGCGCAGGCTCTGCGGCAGCGGTTGCTGCAGGATTATGCCCGCTGGCGGTAGGTACCCAAACCTTGCGGTCTGTACTGGCACCAGCTTCCTTTTGCGGAGTAGTAGGCTTTAAAACAAGTTATGGAAGAATTCCAATGGATGGCGTAATTCAGCTGTCGCCTTCTTTTGACGCGATCGGATTCTTTACGCAGGACCTTCGCAGTATGGAAATTGCTGCTGAACTGCTCATCCCGGACTTTGTTCCCCGCAAAGCGACCCGCAAGCCTGTACTCGGTATCCCGAAGGGCGTATACATGCAGCTGATGGGCGATGAGGTCAAAGCTGCCTTTCATGCACAAATCGAATCTCTTGAGAAGCTTGGCTATCAGGTGAAGCATGTGGAGATGCCTTGGCAAGATGAGCTTATCTACGGAGATGCCATGCTGCGATTAATTGAAGGGGAAATGTCACGCGGGCATGCAGACTTATTTGAACGATATGCAGGTTATTATGGTGAGCCGGTCAAGGAAGGGATTGCCAGAGGCAAGCAGGTTACCGATGCCGAACTCGAAACCTATCGCGGGATGCAGCTGGAGCTGCGGCGGAATCTGGAGGTGCTTATGAAGCAGGAAGGAATCGATCTCTGGGTATCTCCGGCTCAAGGGGGAACAGCTCCGAAGCTGGAAGAGAACCGCACGGGCTGGGCGGGGATGACCGCGGTGTGGGGCTTCGCCGGTTGTCCGGCGCTCAGTATTCCGGCAGCCAGCATAGATAATTTGCCGCTTGGTTTTCAGTGTGTCGGGAGCTACGGCGGGGACGAATGGCTGCTAGCGTGGTCCCGGGAAGTGGCGCTGGATTTATTGTCGTTGACTATATAA